The Drosophila teissieri strain GT53w chromosome X, Prin_Dtei_1.1, whole genome shotgun sequence genome has a segment encoding these proteins:
- the LOC122623335 gene encoding protein white translates to MGQEDQELLIRGGSKHPSAEHLNNGDSGAASQSCINQGFGQAKNYGTLRPPTPPEDSGSASGQLAENLTYAWHNMDIFGAVNQPGSGWRQLVNRTRGLFCNERHIPAPRKHLLKNVCGVAYPGELLAVMGSSGAGKTTLLNALAFRSPQGIQVSPSGMRLLNGQPVDAKEMQARCAYVQQDDLFIGSLTAREHLIFQAMVRMPRHLTYRQRVARVDQVIQELSLSKCQHTIIGVPGRVKGLSGGERKRLAFASEALTDPPLLICDEPTSGLDSFTAHSVVQVLKKLSQKGKTVILTIHQPSSELFELFDKILLMAEGRVAFLGTPSEAVDFFSYVGAQCPTNYNPADFYVQVLAVVPGREIESRDRIAKICDNFAISKVARDMEQLLATKNLDKPLEQPENGYTYKATWFMQFRAVLWRSWLSVLKEPLLVKVRLIQTTMVAILIGLIFLGQQLTQVGVMNINGAIFLFLTNMTFQNVFATINVFTSELPVFMREARSRLYRCDTYFLGKTIAELPLFLTVPLVFTAIAYPMIGLRAGVLHFFNCLALVTLVANVSTSFGYLISCASSSTSMALSVGPPVIIPFLLFGGFFLNSGSVPVYLKWLSYLSWFRYANEGLLINQWADVEPGEISCTSSNTTCPSSGKVILETLNFSAADLPLDYVGLAILIVSFRVLAYLALRLRARRKE, encoded by the exons ATGGGCCAAGAGGATCAGGAGCTGTTAATTCGCGGTGGCAGCAAACACCCATCCGCCGAGCATCTGAACAAT GGTGACAGCGGAGCGGCTTCGCAGAGCTGCATTAACCAGGGTTTCGGGCAAGCCAAAAACTACGGCACTCTCCGGCCGCCCACTCCGCCGGAGGACTCCGGGTCGGCGAGTGGCCAGCTGGCCGAGAACCTCACCTATGCCTGGCACAACATGGACATCTTCGGAGCGGTCAATCAGCCGGGATCCGGATGGCGGCAGCTGGTCAACCGGACACGCGGGCTCTTCTGCAACGAGCGACACATTCCGGCGCCCAGGAAACATCTACTTAAGAACG TTTGCGGCGTGGCCTATCCGGGTGAACTTTTGGCCGTGATGGGCAGTTCCGGGGCCGGAAAGACGACCCTGCTGAATGCCCTTGCCTTTCGATCGCCGCAGGGCATCCAAGTATCGCCATCCGGGATGCGACTGCTGAATGGCCAACCTGTGGACGCCAAGGAGATGCAGGCCAGGTGCGCCTATGTCCAGCAGGATGACCTGTTCATCGGCTCCCTGACGGCCAGGGAACACCTGATTTTCCAGGCCATGGTGCGAATGCCACGACACCTGACCTATAGGCAGCGCGTAGCCCGTGTGGACCAGGTGATCCAGGAGCTGTCGCTCAGCAAATGTCAGCACACGATCATCGGAGTGCCCGGCAGGGTGAAAGGTCTCTCCGGCGGGGAAAGGAAGCGACTGGCATTCGCCTCCGAGGCTCTAACCGATCCGCCGCTACTCATCTGCGATGAGCCCACCTCGGGACTGGACTCCTTCACCGCCCACAGCGTCGTCCAGGTGCTGAAGAAGCTGTCGCAGAAGGGCAAGACCGTCATCCTGACCATCCACCAGCCGTCCTCCGAGCTGTTTGAGCTCTTCGACAAGATCCTGCTGATGGCCGAGGGCCGGGTAGCTTTCCTGGGCACTCCCAGCGAAGCCGTCGACTTCTTCTCGTA CGTGGGAGCCCAGTGTCCCACCAACTACAATCCGGCGGACTTTTACGTACAGGTGTTGGCCGTTGTGCCCGGACGGGAGATCGAGTCCCGGGATCGAATCGCCAAGATCTGCGACAATTTTGCCATTAGCAAAGTAGCTCGGGATATGGAGCAGTTGTTGGCCACCAAGAATCTGGACAAGCCACTGGAGCAGCCGGAGAATGGGTACACATACAAGGCCACCTGGTTCATGCAATTCCGGGCGGTCCTGTGGCGATCCTGGCTGTCGGTGCTCAAGGAACCACTCCTCGTAAAAGTGCGACTGATTCAGACAACG ATGGTTGCGATCTTGATTGGCCTCATCTTTTTGGGCCAACAACTTACGCAAGTGGGTGTAATGAATATCAACGGAGCCATCTTCCTCTTCCTGACCAACATGACCTTCCAAAATGTCTTCGCCACGATTAAT GTGTTCACCTCAGAGCTGCCAGTTTTTATGAGGGAGGCCCGGAGTCGACTTTATCGATGTGACACCTACTTTCTGGGCAAAACGATTGCCGAACTGCCGCTCTTTCTCACAGTGCCGCTGGTCTTCACGGCGATTGCCTATCCGATGATCGGCCTGCGGGCCGGAGTGCTGCACTTCTTCAACTGCCTGGCGCTGGTCACTCTGGTGGCCAATGTGTCCACGTCCTTCGGATACCTGATATCCTGCGCCAGCTCCTCGACCTCGATGGCGCTGTCTGTGGGTCCGCCGGTTATCATACCCTTCCTGCTGTTTGGCGGCTTCTTTTTGAACTCGGGCTCGGTGCCAGTGTACCTCAAATGGCTGTCGTACCTCTCATGGTTCCGGTACGCCAACGAGGGTCTGCTGATAAACCAATGGGCGGACGTGGAGCCGGGCGAAATTAGCTGCACCTCGTCGAACACCACGTGCCCCAGTTCGGGCAAGGTCATCCTGGAGACGCTCAACTTCTCCGCCGCCGATCTGCCGCTGGACTACGTGGGTCTGGCCATTCTCATCGTGAGCTTCCGGGTACTCGCATATCTGGCTCTAAGACTTCGCGCCAGGCGCAAGGAGTAG